In one Rugosibacter aromaticivorans genomic region, the following are encoded:
- a CDS encoding PRTRC system protein F yields MSLPRFGAGLTVSLDPCLDVRRWSSLALRWLETGELQEEASGLPPLLVQQALHGWINRQVGQLQHFAFEVLVATSSAALSYGALFPDASEADDQWYWAIQSEQVEWLSMKGRLTRIEAACPGLGETALYWLHRASGRTLYVLTPESARHLCEYIHWQGSSDQADWLEEMTALGMTAEDMAESISPDWYDGHFPAWVIDPRPVLDEVALSGLTHASVEVASLASTLLDIERLVADGGQLPGLEGLDVECVYFGAYLKWDAEDPVDRVFDDFIEYANCASDGYTDLYGAQAVPLDPEGFYVWLQKTGLGLKMLSSLDRLITQIAEPL; encoded by the coding sequence TTGAGTCTACCGAGGTTTGGCGCCGGTCTCACGGTCAGTCTCGATCCCTGCCTGGATGTTCGTCGATGGTCTTCGCTGGCCTTGCGCTGGCTGGAAACCGGGGAACTACAGGAAGAGGCATCCGGACTGCCGCCATTGCTGGTGCAACAGGCCTTACATGGCTGGATCAATCGCCAAGTGGGACAACTACAGCACTTTGCTTTCGAAGTATTGGTGGCGACCAGCTCGGCGGCACTCAGCTACGGGGCACTCTTTCCGGATGCATCGGAAGCGGATGACCAGTGGTATTGGGCAATTCAGTCCGAGCAGGTCGAGTGGTTATCCATGAAGGGTCGCCTGACCCGGATCGAGGCGGCATGCCCTGGCTTGGGCGAGACGGCCCTGTACTGGCTGCATCGCGCTTCCGGTCGAACCCTCTATGTTCTGACTCCCGAGTCAGCTCGCCATTTATGCGAGTACATCCACTGGCAAGGCAGTAGCGATCAGGCGGATTGGCTGGAGGAAATGACGGCACTGGGTATGACCGCCGAGGATATGGCGGAATCGATTTCTCCAGACTGGTATGACGGGCATTTCCCCGCATGGGTCATCGACCCGAGGCCAGTTCTGGATGAGGTCGCCTTGTCGGGACTGACCCATGCCAGCGTGGAGGTGGCTTCACTCGCATCGACGCTGCTCGACATCGAGCGGCTGGTGGCGGATGGAGGACAACTGCCGGGGCTGGAAGGGCTCGATGTCGAGTGCGTCTATTTCGGGGCCTACCTGAAGTGGGATGCCGAAGACCCGGTGGATCGTGTGTTCGACGACTTTATCGAATACGCGAACTGCGCCAGCGATGGCTACACCGATCTCTATGGAGCACAGGCTGTACCGCTCGATCCTGAGGGGTTCTACGTCTGGCTGCAAAAGACCGGGCTGGGTTTGAAGATGTTGTCGTCACTGGATCGGTTGATCACACAGATCGCCGAACCACTGTGA
- a CDS encoding DEAD/DEAH box helicase family protein, whose amino-acid sequence MKLKKLAEATMWLPGFAPDDPPQQVSGLFRTAEIIVFPSIDPVHGIAQIGEVDAEELPQLVETACRPEVGMPRKVRDLWPQLDSALHSMLRGDVAKFEANLAAIALLSRLEAESRHPSDDECAILNRYTGWGGIPKAFNPDQEDPAWKARAQSMPEILGEDYESAKGSVVNAHFTEVFVIEAIWEAVRRMGFRGGRVLEPSAGIGYFIGAMPKDLAETSELTAIEIDRVSSRILSRLYGHHGVRTLTVGFEKARLPKDWFDLVISNVPFGNYQVPDDRNVPYANFLIHDYFFGRALDVARPGGLVAFITSAGTLDKWDNQARCHISARARFVGAIRLPSGTFSHIANTEVTTDIVFLQKLGEGEKATDDWIAVMEAPDVMCDGYRRLFVSSWYVQNPEMLIGRMGQKSNGFGLANAAIFDGDVRAALAERISRLPEGIYMPRVVEASLSAQRDIRVSAPEFVKPGAYCLTADGRLAVSEGQELLVIDASVSATAAKRIRGLMAIRDAARRLLHIQHATADDGRLGAYRVALNVAYDGFVAKHGYLHAKANKLAFKGDPDLPLLLSLENYDPEGGTAEKADIFHRRTVGVVRKVERCVSAEEALIVSLHERGRVDVTLMESLLGQGREQFLPDMADRGLIFLNPDSSQWETSDAYLSGNVRSKLEMAEAAGGEYVRNVEALKAVIPPDLGPGEIDARIGSTWIPSRDYAAFLDHLLECDGCSVEFSAEAGAWNVEVPWQGERSVASTQTFGTGRITAGELFVVTLNQMVPTIRDRDPVTDRYFVNTEETIAAREKQQALKEKFRSWVFADSERCERLVRMYNDQFNAVRLREFDGSRLSLPGFSEVYNLHRHQKDAIWRIVSGGVNTLLAHVVGAGKTLTMICGGMELRRLGMASKPCYVVPNHMLEQFAAEFLRAYPGANILMASKDDLVGDKRRTLLSRVATGDWDAVLITHASFERIKMSDEAMESFIEARIHEIESAIRASKSNKRGNRIVKELERAKKIWLARLEKLSAKSKKDDMLTFEELGIDYLFIDEAHYFKNLYRFTKMTRVAGLPNSNSERAFDMFVKTRHVMDKQGGRSGVVFATGTPVSNSMAEMWTMQRYLQPVTLRSNHVSQFDTWAGNFGESVTALELSPDGGGYRMNTRFARFVNLPELMTMFREVADIRTADMLKLPVPRYCLETMTAKPTAELKEFVATLVARAEAIRNGEVTPQEDNMLAVTNDGRKAALDMRLVDASSMEAQDGKVSQCADNVFGIWRETAAFRGTQVVFCDLSTPTDDGRFSVYHVIRAKLVEMGVPGTEIAFIHDYDSDSAKAELFKSVRDGRIRILLGSTLKMGVGTNIQTRLAALHHLDAPWRPADVEQREGRIIRQGNLNEEVRIIRYVTEASFDAYIWQTLETKARFIAQVMRGDTGMRSAEDVELAALSYAEVKALASGNPLVMEKAGIDAEVAKLSLLKSQWDNQRWANQRESATLPSRIEKIRERIESVEADIGNREDVRGNRFGMVIDGKRYHERSIAGEVLQRYYSEAKARTRKFGNWKSSPGEMSVGQFAGFDLAVSIPTGASDGPCFILKGRWAYAAHHSDNPQGMVRVVENVANSLEGRLAEAYEDAARAEKRLADILTELAKPFEKEERLTQLLARQREINAALDLDKDNAGAMEAEAEAA is encoded by the coding sequence GTGAAACTCAAGAAACTCGCAGAAGCCACGATGTGGCTACCGGGCTTCGCCCCGGATGATCCTCCCCAGCAAGTATCAGGGCTTTTCCGGACGGCGGAGATCATCGTTTTTCCATCCATCGATCCGGTACATGGCATCGCACAGATAGGCGAAGTCGACGCAGAGGAACTGCCTCAGTTGGTCGAGACGGCATGTCGCCCGGAAGTGGGGATGCCAAGGAAGGTGCGGGATCTATGGCCTCAACTTGATTCGGCATTGCACTCGATGCTTCGCGGCGACGTTGCCAAGTTCGAAGCGAACCTGGCGGCAATTGCGCTGCTGTCGAGGCTGGAAGCGGAGAGCCGTCATCCTTCCGACGATGAGTGCGCCATCCTTAACCGTTACACCGGATGGGGCGGTATTCCGAAGGCATTCAATCCTGATCAGGAAGATCCGGCGTGGAAGGCGAGAGCCCAATCCATGCCAGAAATACTGGGCGAGGACTACGAAAGCGCCAAGGGTAGTGTCGTCAATGCCCACTTCACGGAAGTTTTCGTGATCGAGGCAATCTGGGAAGCAGTTCGCCGGATGGGCTTTCGGGGCGGCCGTGTTCTTGAGCCGTCTGCTGGCATTGGTTATTTCATCGGGGCCATGCCGAAAGATCTGGCTGAAACCTCGGAACTGACCGCCATCGAAATTGACCGCGTATCGTCCCGCATCCTGTCGCGCCTCTATGGGCATCACGGCGTTCGGACACTCACGGTCGGTTTTGAAAAGGCCCGACTGCCGAAGGACTGGTTCGATCTGGTGATCTCGAATGTTCCCTTCGGGAACTATCAGGTGCCGGATGACCGGAATGTGCCGTATGCAAACTTCCTCATCCACGACTATTTCTTCGGTCGCGCTTTGGATGTGGCTCGGCCGGGTGGATTGGTGGCGTTCATCACGTCCGCCGGAACGCTCGATAAATGGGACAACCAGGCTCGATGCCACATCAGTGCTCGGGCCAGATTCGTCGGCGCGATTCGTCTGCCTTCCGGGACTTTTTCGCACATTGCCAACACAGAAGTCACGACCGATATCGTCTTCCTTCAGAAATTGGGGGAGGGTGAGAAGGCTACCGACGACTGGATCGCTGTGATGGAAGCCCCGGACGTCATGTGTGATGGTTACCGGCGTTTGTTTGTGTCGAGCTGGTATGTCCAGAATCCGGAGATGCTGATCGGTCGCATGGGGCAGAAGTCGAATGGCTTTGGGCTTGCCAACGCGGCGATTTTCGACGGCGATGTCAGGGCGGCTTTGGCAGAGCGGATTTCCCGGTTGCCCGAAGGCATCTACATGCCACGCGTGGTTGAGGCATCGTTGTCCGCGCAACGGGACATTCGTGTCTCGGCGCCGGAGTTCGTCAAGCCGGGGGCTTATTGCCTGACAGCGGATGGCCGTCTGGCTGTCTCGGAAGGGCAAGAGTTGCTGGTGATCGATGCCTCGGTGTCGGCAACGGCAGCCAAGCGGATTCGCGGTTTGATGGCGATCCGCGACGCGGCACGAAGACTTCTGCACATCCAGCACGCCACGGCGGACGATGGTCGACTCGGTGCATATCGGGTCGCCCTGAACGTCGCCTACGATGGTTTTGTGGCGAAGCACGGCTATCTTCATGCGAAGGCCAACAAACTGGCCTTCAAAGGGGATCCAGATCTGCCATTGCTGCTTTCTCTGGAGAACTACGATCCGGAAGGTGGCACGGCGGAGAAGGCGGACATTTTCCATCGAAGAACGGTGGGTGTTGTCCGCAAGGTCGAGCGGTGTGTGTCAGCCGAGGAAGCGCTGATAGTGTCGCTGCACGAGCGGGGTCGAGTCGACGTTACGTTGATGGAGTCCTTGCTGGGGCAGGGGAGGGAGCAGTTTCTCCCGGACATGGCGGATCGCGGTCTGATCTTCCTCAATCCGGACTCCTCGCAATGGGAGACCTCCGATGCTTATCTCTCCGGCAATGTTCGCAGCAAGCTGGAAATGGCGGAAGCGGCCGGTGGTGAGTATGTCCGCAACGTCGAAGCACTGAAGGCGGTAATTCCGCCGGATCTGGGGCCGGGTGAGATTGATGCCCGGATTGGCTCGACATGGATTCCATCCCGCGACTATGCAGCATTCCTTGATCATCTTCTGGAATGCGATGGTTGCTCGGTGGAGTTCAGTGCTGAGGCCGGTGCGTGGAATGTTGAAGTGCCATGGCAGGGTGAGCGGTCGGTGGCATCGACCCAAACCTTCGGTACCGGACGCATCACTGCTGGCGAGTTATTCGTCGTTACGCTAAACCAGATGGTTCCTACGATACGGGATCGCGATCCGGTCACTGACCGGTATTTCGTGAACACGGAGGAGACCATTGCCGCGAGGGAAAAGCAGCAGGCGCTCAAGGAGAAATTCAGGTCCTGGGTATTCGCCGATTCCGAACGGTGCGAGCGGTTGGTCAGGATGTACAACGACCAGTTCAATGCAGTCAGGCTGAGGGAGTTCGATGGTTCAAGACTCTCTTTGCCGGGGTTTTCCGAGGTGTACAACCTTCATCGGCATCAGAAGGACGCAATTTGGCGAATCGTGTCCGGTGGAGTGAATACCCTACTGGCCCACGTGGTCGGTGCGGGGAAGACCCTGACGATGATCTGCGGCGGTATGGAGTTGCGACGTCTCGGTATGGCCAGTAAGCCATGCTATGTCGTGCCTAACCACATGCTTGAGCAGTTTGCGGCGGAGTTTCTGCGGGCTTATCCGGGTGCCAACATCCTGATGGCAAGCAAGGACGACCTGGTCGGTGACAAGCGCCGGACGTTGCTGTCCCGGGTTGCAACCGGGGACTGGGATGCCGTGCTGATTACCCATGCCTCTTTCGAGAGGATCAAGATGAGCGACGAAGCTATGGAATCGTTCATCGAGGCGCGAATCCATGAAATCGAGTCCGCAATACGGGCCTCGAAATCGAATAAGCGCGGGAATCGGATCGTCAAAGAGTTGGAACGGGCCAAGAAGATCTGGCTCGCAAGGCTGGAGAAATTGTCGGCCAAGTCGAAAAAGGACGACATGCTCACGTTTGAGGAATTGGGCATCGACTATCTTTTTATCGACGAGGCGCATTACTTCAAAAACCTGTACCGCTTCACCAAAATGACGCGGGTTGCAGGTCTGCCGAACTCCAACTCGGAGCGAGCCTTCGATATGTTCGTGAAGACTCGCCATGTGATGGACAAGCAGGGCGGTCGTTCGGGAGTGGTATTCGCAACCGGGACACCGGTATCGAACTCGATGGCCGAAATGTGGACCATGCAACGCTATCTGCAGCCGGTGACGTTACGCTCCAATCATGTGTCGCAGTTTGATACGTGGGCGGGGAACTTTGGGGAATCGGTGACTGCCCTGGAGCTGTCGCCGGATGGCGGTGGCTACCGTATGAACACGCGGTTTGCGCGGTTCGTCAATTTACCGGAGCTGATGACCATGTTCCGGGAAGTGGCCGATATCCGTACTGCCGACATGCTGAAACTGCCAGTGCCTCGGTACTGCCTGGAAACCATGACGGCCAAGCCGACTGCCGAGCTGAAGGAGTTTGTGGCAACGCTCGTCGCCCGCGCGGAAGCAATACGCAACGGCGAAGTAACACCCCAGGAAGACAATATGCTGGCGGTGACCAACGATGGCCGCAAGGCAGCGTTGGACATGCGGCTGGTTGATGCCTCAAGCATGGAAGCTCAGGACGGCAAGGTCAGTCAGTGTGCGGACAATGTCTTCGGGATATGGCGGGAGACCGCAGCGTTCCGGGGAACACAGGTGGTGTTTTGTGACCTCAGTACGCCGACAGACGATGGACGGTTCAGTGTCTATCACGTCATCCGTGCAAAGCTCGTCGAAATGGGTGTTCCGGGAACGGAGATTGCGTTCATTCACGACTACGACAGCGATTCCGCCAAGGCGGAGTTGTTCAAGTCGGTCAGGGATGGGCGGATTCGAATTCTCCTGGGCAGCACACTGAAGATGGGGGTAGGCACCAATATCCAGACCCGACTGGCGGCGTTGCACCATCTGGACGCTCCGTGGCGACCGGCTGATGTGGAGCAGCGGGAGGGACGCATCATTCGACAGGGCAACCTGAATGAGGAAGTGCGGATCATCCGTTATGTCACAGAGGCATCGTTCGATGCCTACATCTGGCAGACCCTCGAAACCAAGGCACGGTTCATCGCCCAGGTCATGAGAGGGGACACCGGAATGCGCAGCGCGGAGGACGTGGAGTTGGCGGCACTGTCCTATGCCGAGGTGAAAGCCCTGGCATCGGGAAATCCGCTGGTGATGGAGAAGGCTGGCATCGATGCTGAAGTCGCAAAGCTCTCCTTGTTGAAATCTCAATGGGATAACCAGCGATGGGCAAACCAGCGGGAGTCGGCGACCTTGCCCAGCAGAATCGAGAAGATCCGGGAACGGATCGAATCGGTCGAAGCTGACATTGGCAATCGTGAGGATGTCCGAGGCAATCGCTTCGGCATGGTGATTGATGGAAAACGCTATCACGAGCGATCAATCGCGGGTGAGGTGCTTCAGCGGTACTACAGCGAGGCCAAGGCCAGAACTCGGAAGTTCGGGAACTGGAAATCCTCGCCGGGTGAGATGTCGGTTGGGCAGTTTGCCGGCTTCGATCTCGCGGTATCCATCCCCACGGGCGCCAGCGATGGCCCTTGCTTCATCCTGAAAGGGCGGTGGGCCTATGCGGCTCATCATTCCGACAACCCGCAAGGGATGGTCAGAGTGGTCGAGAACGTGGCCAACAGCCTGGAAGGACGATTGGCGGAAGCTTATGAAGATGCTGCCCGGGCAGAAAAGCGCCTGGCAGACATTCTTACGGAGTTGGCCAAGCCATTCGAAAAGGAGGAAAGGTTGACGCAGTTGCTGGCACGCCAACGCGAGATCAATGCTGCACTCGATCTCGACAAGGACAACGCCGGTGCGATGGAAGCGGAAGCCGAAGCCGCCTGA
- a CDS encoding DUF7146 domain-containing protein, with product MKYEYETQRVKDDARGRWERVLPDLAPALKDAVEKRGKHVPCPVHGGRDGFRVFPDVDETGGGVCNTCGYFADGFSLLMWINGWDFGRTIREVAEHVGTTPVRDMRKEVSHAPSSAPDDTTRREHLNRTWRESLALTHPKAESARLYLARRGLSVRVPDTLRFHPELGYYADNRIVARYPAIIGQVTGQGGEAVTLHRTYLTADGHKAPVDAPKKLMRHPSARQLTGGAIRLVPAGARLAVTEGIETALAVIEATGIPAWATGNAHLLETFVPPPGVSQVLVFADKDRPSRQHPSGHGQEAARGLVTRLWAMGIQAGAIAPALDIPDSRKGVDWLDVLNLLGKAGFPALVSVEKALTRAA from the coding sequence ATGAAGTATGAATACGAAACGCAACGCGTCAAGGATGACGCACGAGGGCGCTGGGAGAGGGTGCTTCCCGACCTGGCGCCTGCTTTGAAAGATGCCGTAGAGAAGCGGGGCAAGCACGTCCCTTGCCCGGTTCATGGCGGACGGGATGGCTTTCGGGTCTTTCCTGACGTCGATGAAACTGGCGGAGGGGTCTGCAATACCTGTGGCTATTTTGCTGACGGCTTTTCTCTGCTCATGTGGATCAACGGCTGGGACTTTGGTCGCACGATCCGCGAAGTGGCTGAGCATGTCGGCACTACGCCGGTTCGCGATATGCGCAAGGAAGTGTCGCATGCTCCAAGTAGTGCCCCTGATGACACCACTCGCCGTGAGCACCTCAATCGCACATGGCGGGAATCGCTGGCACTAACGCACCCGAAAGCCGAATCTGCTCGTCTGTATCTGGCGCGACGCGGCCTGTCAGTGCGTGTGCCGGATACCCTGCGCTTCCATCCCGAGCTGGGGTATTACGCAGACAACCGCATCGTGGCCCGCTATCCGGCCATCATCGGCCAGGTTACAGGGCAAGGGGGCGAAGCAGTCACGCTTCACCGCACCTACCTGACGGCTGATGGCCACAAGGCTCCGGTCGATGCACCAAAAAAGCTGATGCGCCATCCATCGGCGCGACAGCTGACCGGCGGCGCAATTCGGCTGGTACCAGCGGGTGCTCGTCTGGCAGTGACCGAAGGCATTGAAACGGCACTTGCCGTTATCGAGGCTACGGGGATTCCTGCCTGGGCGACAGGGAATGCCCATCTTCTGGAAACCTTCGTTCCTCCTCCCGGAGTGAGTCAGGTTCTGGTCTTCGCGGACAAGGATCGACCTTCTCGGCAGCATCCTTCCGGACACGGACAGGAAGCGGCAAGGGGATTGGTGACCAGGCTGTGGGCGATGGGGATTCAAGCCGGGGCAATTGCACCTGCGCTCGATATTCCAGATAGCAGAAAGGGCGTCGATTGGCTGGATGTCCTCAACCTTCTCGGCAAGGCGGGGTTTCCCGCACTCGTCAGCGTCGAAAAGGCGCTGACCCGAGCAGCCTGA
- a CDS encoding PRTRC system protein A yields MDARDIALQQSAPVVTVPRYGGFTPLTDNGHRFLVTGDGLWLEARRPWLYLRVPLAHQKSVPMPYGCIGRELSLTFGKIPRNLVVDFFRYAVDRCPQECVGWIVWNATTGEMRLVFPWEVSSGCSHVRYTRPVLNEDEHLVVDLHSHGQLSAFFSTEDDRDDRGEFKIAGVVGNCDRSQCSTAFRLCANGLFLPLAFDSTGMNGQIGGRDGYPSSFC; encoded by the coding sequence ATGGATGCGAGAGATATCGCCTTGCAACAGTCGGCGCCGGTCGTTACGGTGCCTCGCTATGGTGGATTCACACCCCTGACCGACAATGGCCACCGCTTTCTTGTGACCGGCGACGGCCTGTGGCTGGAAGCGCGGCGCCCCTGGCTGTATCTGCGGGTTCCACTGGCTCATCAGAAGAGCGTTCCCATGCCCTATGGCTGTATTGGGCGGGAGCTATCGCTGACCTTCGGCAAGATTCCACGGAATCTGGTCGTCGACTTCTTTCGGTATGCCGTCGATCGGTGTCCGCAGGAATGCGTCGGCTGGATCGTGTGGAATGCGACCACAGGCGAGATGCGGCTGGTATTCCCGTGGGAAGTGTCCTCAGGATGCAGCCACGTGCGCTACACGCGACCGGTGCTCAATGAAGACGAGCATTTGGTGGTGGATCTGCACTCTCATGGACAGCTATCGGCGTTCTTCTCGACCGAGGACGATCGTGACGACCGGGGCGAATTCAAGATAGCAGGAGTCGTTGGTAATTGTGATCGCAGTCAGTGTTCGACGGCATTTCGTCTCTGCGCCAACGGGCTCTTTTTGCCCTTGGCGTTTGATTCGACCGGCATGAATGGACAGATAGGAGGACGCGATGGCTATCCATCATCTTTCTGCTGA
- a CDS encoding PRTRC system protein C, which translates to MTITVQKLLRSFAYNGITLPDPGSELSPEQVRDVYSATYPEITTASIEGPEQKGERLIYTFRRAVGTKGAVRADSSRSSGMVVRRRDDGLTYVEPRSVGISTVDHLNIALRRFIGWFDRWLPPVIRRG; encoded by the coding sequence ATGACCATTACCGTTCAAAAGCTGCTTCGTTCGTTTGCCTACAACGGCATCACCTTGCCCGACCCGGGAAGTGAGTTGTCTCCGGAGCAGGTTCGGGATGTCTATTCAGCCACCTACCCCGAGATCACGACGGCCTCCATCGAGGGGCCGGAGCAGAAGGGGGAACGCCTCATCTATACCTTCCGGCGAGCAGTCGGAACCAAGGGTGCGGTGCGTGCCGATTCGTCACGATCCTCCGGGATGGTGGTGCGTCGGCGGGATGACGGGCTGACCTATGTTGAACCACGGTCGGTGGGTATCTCGACGGTCGATCATCTGAACATCGCCTTGCGGCGATTCATTGGGTGGTTCGATCGCTGGCTTCCGCCAGTGATTCGGCGGGGTTAG
- a CDS encoding PRTRC system ThiF family protein — protein MAIHHLSAELLTREVRVSVIGAGGTGSQMLMGLAQLHTAMIALGHPGGLDVTVIDSDQVSEANVGRQMFYPSDVGLPKATVLVNRINMAMGTGWRAETRRLTASESLRTDLAIGCVDNRQARKAILDSVARGGGGYWLDLGNRLHDGQVVLGQVPARWAKPNVDRLPHAVDLLPEIADETQEADDDTPSCSLADALEKQSLFVNRGVSLYALNLLWELFRYGQVSYHGVFVNLKNARTTPLPVDPEAWARFGFPKRKRGGKRGSKRG, from the coding sequence ATGGCTATCCATCATCTTTCTGCTGAACTTCTTACACGGGAGGTTCGTGTATCGGTCATCGGCGCCGGCGGAACTGGATCTCAGATGCTGATGGGACTGGCCCAACTGCATACGGCCATGATCGCTTTGGGGCATCCCGGCGGACTGGACGTGACCGTGATCGATAGCGACCAGGTGTCGGAAGCCAATGTCGGGCGGCAGATGTTTTATCCGTCCGATGTCGGGTTGCCGAAAGCCACGGTGCTCGTCAATCGCATCAACATGGCGATGGGCACGGGGTGGCGGGCGGAAACCCGGCGCTTGACGGCCAGCGAGAGTTTGCGCACTGATCTTGCGATCGGCTGCGTGGACAATCGCCAGGCCAGAAAAGCGATTCTGGATTCGGTGGCGCGTGGCGGAGGCGGGTATTGGCTCGACCTGGGCAACCGTTTGCATGATGGTCAGGTCGTTCTCGGTCAAGTACCGGCACGCTGGGCCAAGCCCAACGTGGATCGGCTTCCTCATGCCGTGGATCTTCTCCCGGAGATTGCGGACGAAACGCAGGAAGCCGACGACGATACGCCCTCATGCTCGCTTGCCGATGCGCTGGAAAAACAGTCGCTGTTCGTGAATCGCGGCGTATCGCTGTACGCCTTAAATCTGCTGTGGGAGTTGTTTCGCTATGGGCAGGTTTCCTATCACGGAGTATTCGTGAATCTCAAAAATGCTCGGACGACACCGCTTCCCGTCGATCCTGAGGCATGGGCCCGGTTTGGCTTTCCGAAACGCAAGCGCGGTGGTAAGCGCGGCAGCAAGCGTGGATGA
- a CDS encoding PRTRC system protein E — protein MFFQELKSLLNGCAALAVTLSSGREGAITVTVRPTPKDAKDAEALAIPLVLTGTAEELDAQFVGLLQSYAEEYQSLAEQLEATRNILEAAKKDASKKAEGAIRKSAPAKMTPAADDDDDETETPEVVGGQVEDNLFA, from the coding sequence ATGTTTTTTCAGGAACTTAAATCGTTGTTGAATGGCTGCGCGGCGCTGGCGGTCACGTTGTCGTCCGGTCGGGAAGGGGCTATCACCGTCACGGTGAGGCCAACGCCCAAGGATGCCAAGGATGCCGAAGCGCTGGCAATCCCATTGGTACTGACTGGGACGGCAGAGGAGTTGGATGCGCAGTTTGTCGGTTTGCTCCAAAGCTATGCCGAAGAGTACCAATCCTTGGCGGAGCAACTGGAAGCGACCCGAAACATTCTTGAAGCGGCGAAGAAAGATGCCAGCAAGAAGGCGGAAGGCGCGATCAGGAAAAGCGCTCCTGCCAAGATGACGCCGGCGGCCGACGACGATGATGACGAGACCGAGACACCCGAAGTAGTGGGCGGACAGGTCGAAGACAACCTTTTCGCATGA
- a CDS encoding PRTRC system protein B yields MAINVSTFSSNQSYRLTNAVLVYQDASRKPVFVSVHDVETDSEDRPIIQAGVPASKSGLLSLMRILDPETMLRPALKPAHVLAEGSGFFVWFSKPQARQVWFDCKELGARTGRVPCPGLVFVVTTKAWKVFAYKGRQRPDADTPLFVAPFFNVWSTGNICVGSARLPKGNQVHQSEAWEEAFFRSYFTHPNIHTPKGLTRYRAGPFALWRDLLDGRLTRFPTRSLVSTGWTLREAFEAAVLEAEA; encoded by the coding sequence ATGGCGATCAATGTCAGTACGTTTTCAAGTAATCAGTCTTACCGGCTGACCAACGCCGTTCTGGTCTATCAGGACGCCAGCCGAAAGCCGGTATTTGTCTCGGTGCATGACGTCGAGACCGATAGCGAAGATCGACCGATCATTCAGGCAGGTGTTCCGGCCAGTAAATCCGGACTGCTTTCCCTGATGCGGATTCTCGATCCCGAGACGATGCTGCGCCCGGCACTCAAGCCAGCGCATGTACTCGCGGAAGGATCGGGATTCTTCGTCTGGTTCAGCAAACCCCAAGCGCGGCAGGTCTGGTTCGACTGCAAGGAGCTAGGGGCTCGCACCGGCCGTGTTCCTTGTCCGGGGCTGGTCTTTGTGGTCACCACCAAGGCATGGAAGGTGTTTGCGTACAAGGGACGGCAACGTCCCGATGCCGATACACCGCTGTTCGTCGCACCATTCTTCAACGTCTGGAGCACGGGGAATATCTGCGTAGGTAGTGCCCGGTTGCCGAAAGGGAATCAGGTACATCAAAGCGAAGCCTGGGAGGAAGCCTTCTTCCGCTCGTACTTCACGCATCCGAACATCCATACGCCCAAGGGGCTAACCCGTTATCGGGCTGGTCCGTTTGCCTTGTGGCGGGATCTGCTGGACGGTCGATTAACGCGTTTTCCAACACGCTCACTCGTTTCTACGGGATGGACGTTACGGGAGGCCTTCGAGGCGGCCGTACTGGAAGCGGAGGCATAA
- a CDS encoding ArdC-like ssDNA-binding domain-containing protein — translation MYDKFAPLLEQAITEPGIVSEAYRRFHRFSIGNQILAAVQLHQRDLPLSPIASFNRWKELGRSVCKGQKAISLWMPLTVKRRDKDDSSGDFGDTGEVFTVFKLAPRWFSLEQTEGDAYVEPVESPQWDAEAALAALDITLEPFDLMDGNVQGYAVRRRIAVSPLAEYPHKTRFHEIAHVVLGHTLESDCHDAASMPRSLQEVEAEGVAFLLCSILDLPGRDESRGYIQSWLEGGQLPEKSAQRIFGVSQKVLEAGRPGDREAVTQ, via the coding sequence ATGTACGACAAATTCGCACCTCTTCTCGAACAGGCCATTACCGAGCCTGGCATCGTGAGCGAGGCTTACCGCAGGTTCCACCGCTTCAGCATTGGCAACCAGATTCTGGCGGCCGTCCAGCTACATCAAAGGGATTTGCCCCTGTCGCCGATCGCGAGCTTTAACCGATGGAAAGAGCTTGGTCGTTCGGTTTGCAAGGGGCAGAAAGCCATTTCCCTATGGATGCCGCTCACGGTTAAGCGTCGGGACAAGGACGATTCCTCTGGCGACTTCGGCGATACCGGCGAGGTTTTCACTGTCTTCAAGTTGGCACCTCGCTGGTTCAGCCTGGAACAGACCGAAGGTGACGCCTACGTCGAGCCCGTCGAATCGCCACAGTGGGATGCCGAAGCTGCTTTGGCAGCATTGGACATCACGCTGGAGCCCTTCGATCTCATGGACGGCAATGTGCAGGGCTATGCGGTAAGACGTCGCATTGCAGTCAGTCCGCTGGCCGAGTATCCCCACAAGACCCGGTTTCACGAGATTGCTCATGTCGTTCTTGGGCACACGCTGGAATCCGATTGCCATGACGCCGCATCGATGCCGAGAAGTCTTCAGGAAGTCGAAGCCGAAGGCGTGGCATTTCTCCTGTGCTCGATCCTCGATCTGCCGGGGCGGGATGAGTCGCGAGGCTATATTCAGTCGTGGCTTGAAGGCGGTCAGCTACCGGAAAAGTCAGCTCAGCGGATCTTCGGCGTCAGCCAGAAGGTTCTTGAAGCCGGCCGACCGGGTGACCGGGAAGCAGTAACGCAGTAA